aAACCAGATTAAACAAATTGGaatccaaaaatttaaataataaacttgGTGCCATATATACAACTTACATTATCTCGAGGCTTGTCATCGAACTAAAATCAGGAAGAAAACCAGATAACCCAAAGCTACCGAGATAcctgaaaattatttaaacaaaccaAATGATATCATTGACCATCAAGCTTTCATGGAAAGCTATTTTcgggttaaaatttaatgaactCACAATGCTGTTACTCTGGGTGTGGAACCAGAAGTGCAATTGATCCAGTCCCATGAATATGGTGAAGGAAGACAAGGGTCGCCACCCCAGTCTTTCAGTACGTCAAATTCATCCTGCAGTGAGGCCAGTCCTTCCACTGGAATATAAAGCATGTGAAttgaaaagcttcaaattttCTTGTCTGGAAATGAGAAAGATATCAAGTGAGTTTATGCCTTAGGTACCAACCATCATCACTGTTGGTTCCATCTGTTAGTTCATCACTGACTGTAAAAACTTCCAGGGCATTGATAAGAGGGGGCAGTGTTGAATCGGGTGAGGCTGCCAAAGAGAAGGTGGTGTCGGAATTGGCAGTCAAGTTGTACAGGGTGATTTCTCCTGCTGTTCCATAGACTGGGATAAAGGGTTTGGAGTTAATCTTTCCATCTACGAGGAGCTGGAGCGATCTTTTCTGGGTTGAATCAAGTACCGAAGCTTCCGAATAATATATGTTCATGTAAACCGGAACTTTAGCTGTGGGAAGATTAGTCCCTAATTGTATGGATGTAGAAGTGTTGTCAGTGGCAAATGCATTTTGAAACAAGGCTCTAGGAGGGCTATCGTCTAAACTAACTTCAATGAATGTTTCATCACTTGTAAGAACTGTGAAATCGTCTCCCTTGACGGCTGGAACCCATATTCTATCGTAAAAATCATCGGTAGACCTAACAACACAGGAACATACATCATGAGATTTGTTAATTATGCAAGGTGAAAGAAAATCCAACAATCACATAAGTAAAAAGGGCAAAAACATTAACGTACCTAACGATTACTTCGGTACCATAAGCAACCCTCCTCCTTAACATCAAAGCACGATTCGAATCTGAATACCCATACATTTTGGAGTCCAAGTCCCGAACTTCAATGGCGGATATAAAGGGGACCATGTTAGGAAATGTCTGAGCTACGCATATGCTAATGGTATCCGTCTTCGTGACATAAATAGCCTCATAGGAAACAAGTTGGTCAGCTGAAGTCTCCACCGTAATCCAATGATTCCCATCAAAATGTAGATCAAATTTTGGAGGAGATGATTTCCCGTCATAGTTTCCATAAAAGAAATAGGCTCGGACAAGAACTTTAGATCCCTTTTCGGAATCAATATTGTAACAATTTTTCTTCCTGTCAGTGAATACCCTTAGAGTGGCCATCGGTTGATATATGGGTTTGCTAGATTGCAACTCTACAGATTCACCATGTTGAATGTAGAGGTCGTCTCCAACCCAACCAATAGAATAGTCATCACTGTAAGATTCAGA
This sequence is a window from Gossypium raimondii isolate GPD5lz chromosome 5, ASM2569854v1, whole genome shotgun sequence. Protein-coding genes within it:
- the LOC105765868 gene encoding probable LRR receptor-like serine/threonine-protein kinase At1g05700 → MATYLLLLIIAASAFSTLNADVSIDCGSSESYSDDYSIGWVGDDLYIQHGESVELQSSKPIYQPMATLRVFTDRKKNCYNIDSEKGSKVLVRAYFFYGNYDGKSSPPKFDLHFDGNHWITVETSADQLVSYEAIYVTKTDTISICVAQTFPNMVPFISAIEVRDLDSKMYGYSDSNRALMLRRRVAYGTEVIVRSTDDFYDRIWVPAVKGDDFTVLTSDETFIEVSLDDSPPRALFQNAFATDNTSTSIQLGTNLPTAKVPVYMNIYYSEASVLDSTQKRSLQLLVDGKINSKPFIPVYGTAGEITLYNLTANSDTTFSLAASPDSTLPPLINALEVFTVSDELTDGTNSDDVEGLASLQDEFDVLKDWGGDPCLPSPYSWDWINCTSGSTPRVTALYLGSFGLSGFLPDFSSMTSLEIIDLHNNSLIGSIPEFLGTLPNLKQLNLAGNDLSGTIPSSISKNKKLKLTVTDNPNLCVSGKSCKTASVDTSGSGGSSSSGGRKKSKLPVILGTTIPIFVLVWVIGGVCAVLHHKRKSEAIAAGNVGQAGGANKPSGNPQAAQMQMAANNMAQNVVNDFIMNIHEQQSAPEPVYNNDQQNHLEEGN